From the Acidobacteriota bacterium genome, one window contains:
- a CDS encoding PEGA domain-containing protein, with the protein PPAAPADGSAPAPPPAATPASPAPPRAPAADDKGLIVLATTPAGASVFVNENFVGMTPAKLRLAPGAHKIRLFLFGYKEWIQEIEVMAGSEVNLSLEMQK; encoded by the coding sequence CCACCGGCCGCACCGGCTGACGGCAGCGCCCCCGCCCCACCGCCGGCGGCGACCCCGGCATCCCCCGCCCCGCCGCGGGCTCCGGCCGCCGACGACAAGGGGCTCATCGTGCTGGCCACGACGCCCGCCGGCGCCAGCGTGTTCGTGAACGAGAATTTCGTGGGCATGACCCCGGCCAAGCTGCGGCTGGCGCCGGGCGCGCACAAGATCCGGCTGTTCCTGTTCGGCTACAAGGAGTGGATCCAGGAGATCGAGGTCATGGCCGGCTCCGAGGTCAACCTGAGCTTGGAAATGCAAAAGTGA